Proteins from a single region of Leptolyngbyaceae cyanobacterium:
- a CDS encoding glycoside hydrolase family 5 protein, producing the protein MDGLVSTGLDNINNTIVPLRETGLTASILGEDSSLSSLNFGLNTAGFSLPNSGFEPSVELANISADDAEIAVASDVDGLTGMATNNGKFETYNGKIYDPNGREFVAKGVNLNGPGFGWPGDPVSYVDEVEKWGFNAIRLNVQEIEPSPYKYAENGTIDSIVQAYTQAGIVVIIEPHENTGGWFEGQELNELVNWHSNLAERYKDNPYVWLNVSNEPGGVNSPANKDKYLNQNTQVIQAIRAKGFENPIMVDGWYWGQDSGSWNNNPVSDTSSAILGVSDSLLALDRTANKGNDQLVFSLHTYDQWSYGDAKLVNFIDRVQAKKLPFVIGEYGTQGNGDINDATTKSVLAVAPSRNVGRFAWSWWGGDYFDLTKSGNGSNGGGQHAQFKSDGSMPDNLTWFGQQVWQDNRRQENLGSLPSQDKQSPVASLTVGNITQATTTPFSFTVSYSDNVAIAQSSIDSNDLTVTSPNGFSQVAVLDKVSNSQNGTPLVATYRINAPGGSWDNADNSTYTISMRSNQVADTNNNFVPAGVLGSFNVNIANNSTNLRIEAENMQLSGYAIENASVASGGKIASLLNTGKTSGTASTTFNGAARKYDVVVGAFDENDGKSPISVRLGNNQYSFILDRNLGHWGPDEKTKVRQTVAKGAYLTPGTPISITGQAQGQELARVDYIEFIPV; encoded by the coding sequence ATGGACGGATTGGTTTCTACCGGATTGGACAATATTAATAACACCATTGTCCCGCTTCGTGAAACGGGATTAACCGCAAGTATTTTAGGTGAAGATAGCAGCTTATCAAGTTTAAATTTCGGTCTGAATACTGCTGGTTTTTCTCTTCCTAATTCCGGTTTTGAGCCTTCTGTTGAACTGGCAAATATTTCGGCAGATGATGCGGAAATTGCTGTTGCCAGTGACGTTGATGGTCTTACTGGTATGGCTACTAATAATGGCAAATTCGAGACTTACAATGGGAAAATTTACGATCCTAATGGTCGAGAATTTGTGGCAAAAGGTGTTAATTTAAACGGGCCTGGGTTTGGTTGGCCGGGAGATCCAGTAAGCTATGTTGATGAGGTCGAAAAATGGGGATTTAATGCCATTCGCTTAAACGTTCAAGAAATTGAACCATCACCATATAAATACGCTGAAAACGGAACGATCGACAGTATCGTTCAAGCGTATACTCAAGCAGGTATTGTGGTGATTATCGAACCTCACGAGAATACTGGAGGTTGGTTTGAAGGACAAGAGTTAAATGAATTAGTGAATTGGCATTCAAACTTGGCAGAACGATACAAAGATAACCCGTATGTTTGGCTGAACGTTTCCAACGAACCGGGCGGAGTAAATTCACCTGCTAATAAAGATAAGTACCTGAATCAAAATACTCAAGTTATTCAGGCAATTCGAGCTAAAGGTTTTGAAAATCCCATCATGGTAGATGGATGGTATTGGGGACAAGATAGCGGTTCTTGGAATAACAATCCTGTATCTGATACTAGTTCTGCGATTCTTGGGGTTTCCGATTCATTATTAGCTTTAGATCGAACGGCAAACAAAGGAAACGATCAGCTTGTTTTTTCACTGCATACTTACGATCAGTGGTCGTATGGCGATGCCAAATTAGTCAACTTTATAGACCGGGTACAAGCTAAAAAATTACCGTTCGTTATCGGAGAATACGGTACTCAAGGGAATGGAGATATCAACGACGCCACAACAAAAAGCGTGTTGGCAGTTGCACCATCCCGAAATGTGGGTCGATTTGCGTGGAGTTGGTGGGGAGGAGATTATTTCGATCTGACAAAATCAGGTAATGGAAGTAATGGTGGCGGACAACACGCTCAGTTTAAATCTGATGGCAGTATGCCGGATAATTTAACTTGGTTCGGTCAGCAAGTTTGGCAAGATAATCGCCGTCAGGAAAATTTAGGTTCGCTACCTTCTCAGGATAAACAAAGTCCGGTTGCTAGTTTGACAGTGGGGAATATTACCCAGGCGACGACAACTCCTTTTTCGTTTACCGTTAGTTATTCGGATAATGTTGCGATCGCACAAAGTTCGATCGACTCTAACGATCTTACCGTGACTAGCCCGAACGGTTTTAGCCAAGTGGCAGTGCTAGATAAGGTATCCAACAGCCAAAACGGTACTCCCCTGGTAGCTACTTACCGCATTAATGCCCCCGGCGGTAGTTGGGATAATGCCGACAATAGCACCTATACTATCTCGATGCGATCGAACCAAGTTGCGGATACCAATAATAACTTCGTCCCGGCTGGAGTGTTAGGTAGTTTTAACGTCAATATCGCCAACAACTCCACTAACTTGCGGATAGAAGCGGAAAATATGCAGCTTTCCGGTTACGCGATCGAAAATGCCTCAGTTGCTTCCGGCGGAAAGATTGCTAGTTTATTGAACACGGGAAAAACTAGCGGTACTGCTTCGACTACTTTTAATGGCGCTGCCAGAAAGTATGATGTAGTTGTGGGCGCATTCGACGAAAATGACGGAAAATCGCCGATTAGCGTGCGACTGGGTAACAACCAATATTCCTTTATTCTCGATCGCAATTTAGGACATTGGGGCCCAGATGAGAAAACGAAAGTTCGACAAACTGTAGCTAAAGGCGCTTACTTAACTCCCGGTACTCCTATTTCCATCACTGGACAAGCTCAAGGACAGGAGTTGGCGCGAGTTGACTACATCGAGTTTATCCCTGTTTAA
- the hypF gene encoding carbamoyltransferase HypF produces the protein MKQEIAKQRLRLTIRGAVQGVGFRPFVYRLATKLQLTGWVNNSSQGVFIEVEGEREKLADFLQRISQEKPPRSHIQSLESSWLDSVNYTNFEIRASESGEKTAVVLPDIATCPDCLREIFDQNNRRYLYPFTNCTNCGPRYSIIAELPYDRINTTMKNFAMCDQCKAEYENPLNRRFHAQPNACPKCGPHLQLWDANGKILATHHDALLATAAAIREGKILAVKGLGGFHLMVDAGNAPAVEELRRRKRRSQKPFAVMYPNLDLVKEDCEVSQLEERLLLSAESPIVLLKTKSKIDAVAPGNPYLGVMLPYTPLHHLLMKELNFPVVATSGNLSDEPICIDEAEALERLSKIADLFLIHNRPIIRPIDDSVVRVMMEREMVMRRARGYAPLPINLKPNDPLSPHVLAVGAHLKNTIAIALQNQAFLSQHIGDLETIAAFTSFQKAIDNLSLMYEFKPTLVACDIHPDYLSTQYAKKLEFPVVEVQHHYAHVLACIAENELDAPVLGIAWDGTGYGLDGTIWGGEFLLVEGEKTTFQRVNHWRTFPLPGGDKAVKEPRRVALGLLYELFGDAVFEMQHLAPIEAFTSSELSVLKQMLAKSVNAPVTSSVGRLFDAIASLVGLPQQISFEGEAAMQLEFALDGITTDIHYEFTIKNGELSNFPVTLDWQPMIIEILDDIKKQIPLAIISAKFHNTLVESIIFVAKQLNISKVLLTGGCFQNKYLTEKAVQRLTQENFHPYWHQRIPPNDGGIALGQIMAALKIL, from the coding sequence ATGAAACAAGAAATAGCAAAACAGCGTTTGCGATTAACCATTCGAGGGGCAGTTCAAGGAGTAGGTTTTCGTCCGTTTGTTTATCGGTTAGCTACTAAATTGCAACTCACAGGATGGGTGAATAATTCTAGTCAAGGTGTTTTTATTGAAGTAGAAGGAGAGAGAGAAAAATTAGCTGATTTTTTACAGCGAATTTCTCAGGAAAAACCACCGCGATCGCATATTCAAAGTCTCGAATCTTCCTGGCTAGATTCGGTTAATTATACTAACTTTGAAATTCGGGCTAGTGAAAGTGGTGAAAAAACCGCTGTTGTATTGCCAGATATTGCTACTTGTCCCGATTGTTTGAGGGAAATTTTTGATCAAAATAACCGCCGATATCTCTATCCTTTTACTAATTGTACTAATTGCGGCCCCCGCTACAGCATCATTGCAGAATTGCCATACGATCGCATAAACACCACGATGAAAAATTTCGCGATGTGCGATCAATGCAAAGCGGAATATGAAAATCCTTTAAATCGCCGATTTCACGCCCAGCCAAACGCTTGCCCTAAATGTGGGCCACATTTGCAATTGTGGGATGCTAATGGCAAGATTTTAGCTACCCATCACGATGCTTTGCTGGCAACTGCGGCAGCAATTCGAGAGGGGAAAATCCTTGCTGTCAAAGGATTAGGCGGTTTTCATTTAATGGTGGATGCGGGTAATGCGCCAGCAGTGGAGGAGTTGAGAAGAAGGAAAAGGCGATCGCAAAAACCTTTTGCCGTAATGTATCCTAACTTGGATTTAGTGAAAGAAGATTGCGAAGTTTCCCAGTTAGAAGAGAGGTTATTATTATCTGCTGAATCTCCCATCGTCTTGTTAAAAACAAAATCTAAAATTGATGCTGTTGCACCGGGAAATCCTTATTTAGGTGTGATGTTACCTTATACTCCTTTGCATCATTTATTAATGAAGGAGTTAAATTTTCCAGTAGTAGCGACGAGTGGCAATCTTTCTGATGAACCTATTTGTATAGATGAGGCAGAAGCCTTAGAAAGATTGAGCAAAATTGCCGATTTATTTTTAATTCATAATCGTCCGATTATTCGCCCGATCGATGATTCAGTCGTGCGGGTAATGATGGAACGAGAAATGGTGATGCGTCGCGCTAGAGGATATGCACCATTACCAATTAATTTAAAACCTAACGATCCCCTGTCTCCTCATGTTCTTGCTGTCGGCGCACATTTAAAAAATACAATTGCGATCGCACTTCAAAATCAAGCTTTTCTCAGTCAACACATTGGAGATTTAGAAACAATTGCCGCCTTTACATCTTTCCAAAAAGCGATCGATAATCTGTCATTGATGTATGAATTTAAGCCAACATTAGTAGCTTGCGATATTCATCCAGATTATCTTTCTACTCAATATGCCAAAAAATTAGAATTCCCAGTAGTAGAAGTACAACATCATTATGCTCACGTCCTCGCTTGCATAGCAGAAAATGAACTAGATGCACCCGTACTTGGGATTGCTTGGGATGGCACTGGCTATGGTTTAGATGGCACAATTTGGGGAGGAGAATTTTTATTAGTAGAAGGCGAAAAAACTACTTTCCAACGAGTTAATCATTGGCGAACTTTTCCCTTACCTGGCGGTGATAAGGCAGTCAAAGAACCAAGGCGAGTTGCTTTGGGTTTGCTTTATGAGCTTTTTGGCGATGCCGTGTTTGAAATGCAGCATTTAGCACCAATCGAAGCTTTTACATCAAGTGAATTGAGCGTTTTAAAGCAAATGCTGGCAAAATCTGTGAATGCGCCAGTTACTTCTAGTGTAGGCAGATTGTTTGATGCGATCGCATCTTTAGTAGGACTGCCTCAACAAATTAGCTTTGAAGGGGAAGCCGCCATGCAATTGGAATTTGCCCTTGATGGCATTACCACAGATATTCATTATGAATTTACCATAAAAAATGGCGAATTAAGTAATTTTCCTGTTACCCTTGATTGGCAACCAATGATAATAGAAATATTAGATGATATTAAAAAACAAATTCCTTTAGCCATCATTTCAGCTAAATTTCACAACACCCTGGTTGAATCTATAATTTTTGTTGCCAAACAGCTAAATATTTCAAAAGTTCTTTTGACTGGTGGCTGTTTTCAAAACAAATATTTAACCGAAAAAGCCGTACAGCGTTTAACTCAAGAAAACTTTCATCCCTATTGGCATCAACGCATTCCCCCCAATGATGGTGGAATTGCGTTAGGTCAAATTATGGCAGCGTTAAAAATACTTTAA
- a CDS encoding HypC/HybG/HupF family hydrogenase formation chaperone — MCLAVPGKIVSISGDDLMKTGKVSFGGILKEVNLGYLPEAKIGDYVIVHVGFALSIVDPEAAEQTLADLAVIDSQQ, encoded by the coding sequence ATGTGTTTAGCAGTACCCGGAAAAATCGTCAGCATTAGCGGCGATGACTTGATGAAAACAGGCAAAGTCAGTTTTGGTGGCATCTTAAAAGAAGTCAATCTCGGCTATCTTCCAGAAGCAAAAATAGGCGATTACGTGATAGTTCATGTTGGTTTCGCCCTCAGTATAGTCGATCCAGAAGCGGCTGAACAAACCTTAGCAGACTTAGCAGTAATTGATAGTCAGCAGTAA